In the Elusimicrobiota bacterium genome, one interval contains:
- a CDS encoding helix-turn-helix transcriptional regulator, which translates to MATLLKELRLDRGISQRQLADHAGVNASVVHWAERGEDAKLSTWGKLFEGLGYRLRIDATELAEEVGELLAEERDRRRERRSQGLCAGKRRFY; encoded by the coding sequence ATGGCGACATTGCTCAAAGAGCTGCGGCTGGACCGCGGAATCTCCCAGCGGCAGCTTGCCGATCATGCGGGCGTCAACGCTTCGGTCGTGCATTGGGCCGAGCGGGGCGAAGACGCCAAGCTCTCGACCTGGGGCAAGCTCTTTGAAGGGCTGGGCTATCGCCTCCGGATCGACGCTACGGAGCTTGCCGAGGAAGTCGGCGAGCTTCTTGCCGAGGAGCGCGACCGCAGGCGGGAAAGGCGCTCGCAAGGTCTTTGCGCGGGCAAGCGTCGTTTCTATTGA
- a CDS encoding winged helix DNA-binding domain-containing protein, translating into MKPITVEAVRRLFLKRQHLDRPLQGPLNAKRLQAFVEDTGGLQLDSINVIERAHYLSVWSRFGAYDKAALDRLAYEDRLLYEYWAHAACLVPRAHLPAWRRAMLDYRTRHTGWSSWLKANGKMLREVESVVADKGPVTAAVFTAGQRTKKSTGWWDWMPGDHALHFLWMTGKVAVHSRPHFRKRYDLSERVVDLSAVEPLSAEEFHKWHVRQSLHAMGAATAKDLGAYLSFPRFSLKDRRGALRAMLESGEVSAVAVKGLAGEWFALREDLPALQEPGPAVKGTTLLCPFDSFLWHRQRTLDLFGFDYKIEVYVPAAKRRHGYYCLPILHDGRLIGRLDAKNSRQDGRLLVPAVHFEEGFPGGDGALAGLAKAFGSLEKFVGAGEISVGRVFPAALADEVRRRV; encoded by the coding sequence GTGAAGCCTATCACGGTCGAGGCCGTGCGCCGGCTCTTCCTCAAGCGCCAGCACCTGGACCGGCCTCTGCAGGGGCCGCTCAACGCCAAGCGCCTGCAAGCCTTCGTCGAAGACACGGGCGGCCTGCAGCTCGACTCCATCAACGTCATCGAACGCGCGCATTATCTTTCGGTCTGGAGCCGCTTCGGGGCCTATGACAAGGCCGCGCTGGACCGGCTGGCTTACGAGGACCGTCTCCTTTACGAGTATTGGGCTCACGCGGCCTGTCTGGTGCCGCGCGCTCATCTGCCCGCCTGGCGGCGGGCCATGCTGGACTACCGCACGCGCCACACGGGCTGGTCGTCCTGGCTGAAGGCTAACGGGAAGATGCTGCGCGAGGTCGAGTCTGTGGTGGCGGACAAGGGGCCGGTGACTGCCGCGGTGTTCACTGCTGGGCAGAGGACTAAGAAATCCACGGGCTGGTGGGACTGGATGCCGGGCGACCACGCGCTTCATTTTCTGTGGATGACGGGCAAGGTGGCGGTGCATTCGCGGCCGCATTTCCGCAAGCGCTACGATCTTTCCGAGCGGGTGGTGGACCTTTCGGCGGTGGAGCCGCTTTCAGCCGAGGAGTTCCACAAGTGGCATGTCCGGCAGAGCCTGCACGCGATGGGCGCGGCCACGGCCAAGGATTTGGGGGCTTACCTTTCTTTCCCGCGGTTCTCATTGAAAGACCGGCGCGGGGCTTTGCGCGCGATGCTGGAGTCGGGCGAGGTCTCGGCTGTGGCGGTGAAGGGGCTGGCCGGGGAGTGGTTCGCTTTGCGGGAGGACTTGCCGGCTTTGCAGGAGCCGGGGCCGGCGGTGAAGGGGACGACGCTGCTTTGTCCGTTCGATTCCTTCCTGTGGCATCGCCAGCGGACTTTGGATCTGTTCGGGTTCGACTACAAGATCGAGGTGTATGTGCCTGCGGCGAAAAGGCGGCATGGGTATTATTGTCTGCCTATTTTGCACGATGGGCGGTTGATCGGGCGGCTGGACGCGAAGAACTCGCGGCAGGATGGGAGGCTTTTGGTGCCGGCCGTGCATTTCGAAGAGGGATTTCCCGGGGGGGATGGGGCTTTGGCGGGGTTGGCAAAGGCTTTTGGGTCGCTGGAAAAGTTCGTGGGGGCGGGGGAGATTTCGGTGGGGAGGGTTTTTCCGGCGGCGTTGGCGGATGAGGTGCGGCGCCGGGTTTGA
- a CDS encoding ribbon-helix-helix domain-containing protein — translation MVRTTIYLPEELHSGLKHLAVELHCPMADLLRKAVESTYEHELEGLRTAQKAWKLHLRQPGKAVSARSYFAKRAK, via the coding sequence ATGGTCAGGACTACGATCTACCTGCCGGAGGAGCTCCATAGCGGGCTCAAGCACTTGGCGGTCGAACTGCATTGCCCTATGGCCGATCTGCTCAGGAAGGCCGTGGAGTCGACCTACGAGCATGAGCTGGAGGGTCTGCGCACGGCGCAGAAGGCCTGGAAGCTGCATCTGAGGCAACCGGGCAAGGCCGTTTCCGCTAGGAGCTACTTCGCCAAGCGGGCGAAATAG